GTCCTGAATTAGCTGATGCCTTATCTCGCGGCATTCGCAAGGCAGGTATTAATGTCATTAATCTAGGCTTAGTTGCTACTCCAGTGGTCTATTTTGCTGCCTATCATCTTCAAACCAACTGTGGGGTCATGGTCACGGGCAGCCATAATCCACCAGATTATAATGGATTAAAGATGGTGCTTAACGGTGATACCTTATCAGGCGAAGCCATTCAATTCTTGCGCCAACGTATTGAAAACAAAGATTTAATAACAGGAAAAGGCACAGAAAGTAGCTACTATATTGATGATGCGTATATTGCAAAAATTAGCCATCATATTAAGTTAGCGCGTTCAATGCAGATTACTGTCGATTGTGGCAACGGTGTTGCAGGCGCATTTGCAAAAAAACTATACGAAGCGCTTGGGTGTGAAGTGCAAGAGCTGTTTTGCGAAGTGGATGGGCATTTTCCAAACCACCATCCAGACCCCTCTGTACCGGAGAATTTAACTGATTTAATCGATGCACTTAAAACTGAGAGTGAAATTGGCTTAGCTTTTGATGGTGATGGTGATCGTTTAGGTGTGGTCACAAAAGATGGCAATATTATTTACCCAGACCGTCAATTATTATTGTTCGCGGAAGACGTTTTAAAACGTCAGCCTAACGCTACAATTATTTATGATGTGAAATCGACACGTCATTTAGCGCCTTGGATTACAGCTCGTGGCGGCATACCTTTGATGTGGAAAACAGGCCATTCACTGATCAAAGCAAAAATGAAAGAGACCGGCGCGGCACTTGCGGGTGAAATGAGCGGACATACTTTTTTTAAAGAACGCTGGTATGGTTTTGATGACGGCCTTTATGCTGGCGCACGCTTACTAGAAATTTTAAGTCAGTTTGATGATCCTTCAGCTGTACTTAACGCTTTGCCTGAAAGCGTCAGTACGCCTGAGCAGCATATTCATATGCATGAAGGTGAGCCGCATGCCTTGATTGCCAAATTACAGCAAACAGCAATATTTGAAAATGCAACAGTGCTCACCATAGATGGTTTACGCGTTGAATACCCTGATGGTTTTGGTTTAATGCGCGCTTCAAATACAACGCCCGTTATTGTATTGCGGTTTGAAGCAGACGATGCAATCGCATTAAAGCGGATACAAGATTGTTTTAGATCGGTTATATTGGCGGCAGCACCCCATGTTACGCTCCCATTTTAATGCATGAGTAGAAATAGTTTTTATATAAGCGTTATTTGGCTTTGTGTTGGCGCGTTGATTTACTTTCTTGCAGACAATATTCAAAATCCAAACAAAATAGGCGCGCTAGGCTCTGACACAGAAGTGATATTAAAGCGTGGTTTAGATGGCCATTATCGTGCAGAGGCATTCATTAATGAACAAAAAGTGAATGTGCTAGTTGATACTGGCGCCACTGGCGTTGCAATTTCCCAAGCAGTAGCGAATAGACTAAATCTTAAAAGTATTTCAGCTATTCGTACAGCAACAGCAAATGGCGATAGCATCAGTTATTTAGTAAGGCTGGAATCGGTAAAACTAGGTGGTATTGAAGCGAAAAATGTTTCCGCTTCGATTGCGCCAGGACTACAAGGCGATGTCTTGTTAGGCATGAGCTTTTTAGGTCGGATGGACGTTCGCTTATATAAAGGCGAAATGACCATTAAACCTGTTGCTGATTAGGTATGTTGTCATTAAAGAGCCAGATTAATATCTGGCTCTTTTATTCAAGTAATCACCGTGGGTTTATCTCGGCCTGTCAGCGCTTTTAGATCTGAGATTTGTAGCGCAATTTGTATCATTTCTGCTAGCGCGTCTTGTGCATCTAAATGGTGATTTGCCACATCTGCCTCAAAGGCCTCTAAATAAATGCGAATCGTCGCGCCTTCTGTGCCTGTACCAGATAACCTAAATACAATACGTGATCCATCACCAAATAAAATTCTAAGCCCTTGTCGCTGACTGACAGAGCCATCAACAGGATCTGTGTAGGTAAAATCATCACCGTTTTTCACTTGATAACGGCCAAACTGTTTTCCTAAAAGCGCAGCAAACTGACCCCGAATGTGCTCAATCACACGATTTGCATCAGTGATTGGAATCGCCTCGTAATCGTGCCTAGAATATACATTACGCCCATACTCCGCCCAATGTGCTTTTACGATAGCTTCAACACTTTGTTTTTTGACTGAAATAATATTAAGCCAACATAAAACTGCCCATAATCCATCTTTTTCTCTGACATGACTAGAGCCTGTACCAAAGCTTTCTTCGCCACACAAAGTGACTTTGCCAGCATCCATTAAATTACCAAAAAACTTCCACCCTGTTGGCGTTTCATAGCAATCAATCCCCATTTTTTCAGCCACACGGTCTACCGCACCACTGGTAGGCATAGAACGCGCTACACCAGCAATACCACCTTGGTAAGCAGGAATTAAGTGGGCATTAGCGGCAATAATCGCTAAGCTATCCGAAGGGGTCACAAAGAAACCTTTGCCCAAAATCATATTTCGATCGCCATCACCATCAGAAGCCGCGCCAAAATCAGGGGCTTGCTCACTATACACAATCTCTACTAAATCATGAGCATAAGTCAGATTAGGATCTGGATGTCCACCACCAAAATTTTCACTTACCTCATCGTTCATGAGACTAGCAGCAGGGGCGCCTAAGCGATACTCTAAGATTTCTTTTGCATAAGGCCCCGTAACCGCATGCATAGCATCAAACTTTACACTGAATCCACTAGCCAGCAATGATTTAATAACGGCAAAATCAAACATACTTTCCATCAAGTCCGCATAGTCAGTGACAGGATTAATGACTTCTACAGTAAAACCACCCACTGTCGTTTTACCCAAACTATCTAAATCAATTTCTGGGATTTCAGCAATTTTAAACGCTTGCATCAACTTGCTATTTTCAAAAATCGCTTCGGTAATTTGTTCAGGTGCTGGCCCACCATTAGCCGTATTGTATTTAATCCCAAAATCCTCATTTGGACCTGCAGGGTTATGGCTAGCAGAAAGAATGATGCCGCCAAAAGTTTGATATTGACGAATAATGTGTGACGCCGCTGGCGTTGATAAAATGCCACCTTGTCCAACGATAACCTTGCTAAAGCCATTCGCAGCAGCCATTTTAATAATTGTTTGAATCGCGATACGATTGTAAAAACGACCATCACCACCTAAAGTCAAAATAGCATTTTTTGGCAGGACTAATGTATCAAATATACTTTGTACAAAGTTTTCGAGATAATTGGTCTGTTGAAAAACTTTTACTTTTTTTCTAAGACCAGAAGTGCCTGGTTTTTGATCCAAAAAAGCTTGAGTTACTACCGTCTTTATATGCATGTCAACCATCTCTAACTCGCTGTAAAAGTGAATTGGTCGGAACGGCAGGATTTGAACCTGCGACCCCTTGTCCCCCAGACAAGTACGCTACCAGACTGCGCTACGCCCCGAATGCACTCGCCGAGTGTTTGATTATTATAAAGCAAAAGAATAAGTGCTTAGGCGAACTGTTATGTTTTATCGATTACAATTCAGATATTTTATACTGTATTAAACGCGAAGTAATTGAATCACTGCTTGAATTTGATCCTTAATGATAATTAAGTTATCTGGTGTTATAGACTGCACATTCGATTTATCGTTTGACTCTTGGTTCGTTTGTGCAGCTGTTTGATCACTATGATCATCCAAACCACCTAAGCGATTACGTGCGCCACTAATCGTAAATCCCTGCTCGTATAGAAGCTCTCTAATCTTACGAATGAGCAACACTTCATGGTGCTGGTAATAGCGGCGGTTACCACGCCGCTTCACTGGCTTTAATTGCGTGAACTCTTGCTCCCAGTAACGCAATACATGTGGCTTGACGCCGCATAAGTCGCTTACTTCACCAATTGTAAAATAGCGTTTGGCTGGAATGGGAGGTAACTGTATGTTCTTAACTGATTCAGGCATGACTAGTCATTGAGGCTCTATGATTATGAAGAGTAATGCTCCTCCACTTTACTTTTTAACTTTTGACTTGCGTGAAAAGTAACAACGCGACGTGCTGAAATTGGAATTTCTTCACCAGTTTTTGGATTGCGACCTGGCCTTTCTGCTTTTTTACGTAATTCAAAATTGCCAAACCCTGACAATTTCACACTATCGCCACTTTCTAATGCAACTCTTAACTCTTCAAAAAAAGCTTCTACCATGTCTTTGGCTTCACGCTTATTGAGCCCCACTTGCTCAAATAGAAGGTCAGCCAAATCAGCTTTCGTTAATGTCATAAATACTCCCTGCCTTACTTTACTAACGTTTTATTGATTCCCAGTTAACTTCTTAACTGTGCGTCGAATTTATTTTCCAATAGCGAGAGCAATTTAGCCATTGCAGCTTCTGCTTCAGAATCCACCATTGTTTTGTGAGTATCTTGCATAAGTATAAGAAATGCAAGGCTTTTTTTACTTTCAGGAATTCCTTTTCCTTGATAAATATCGAACAATTGTATCTTCTGTAACAATGGTATATTCGCCGCATATACTGTATCAATCACTGTTTGGGCTTCCAGATGCGCATCAACAATGATCGCTAAATCACGTCGAATGGCAATAAATTTTGACACTTCTTGATAGACTACAGTTTCTATTTCCACTAACTTTTGTGTCTCTAGCTCAAACAGGATGGTGCTCTTAGGCAAGTCATAATGTTGTTGCCATTTAGGATGCAACTTACCTAGCCAGCCAACAGCCTGTCCATTTATATAAATTCTTGCCGTTTGTCCCGGATGTAATGCAGGATGTGTTTCTTTACGATAGTCCGCCTGATGATGCGTTAACATGTCTACAGTCGCTTTTACATCATAAAAATCAACGTCACGTATCGCCTCACCCCACTGCTCTGGCATGACGGAACCATAACACAAGCCTGCTAAATGGATTTCCTCATCATAGCCTTCATGGTGTCGGTGAAAGGTGCCGCCAACTTCAAACAGCATAGCGCGCTCTTGTTTTCGATTTAAATTATACGTTAGCACATCTAACAAACCTCCCCACAAGCCTGTCCGCATTACGCTAAGATTGCTTGCAATCGGATTTTTCAGTTTAATCGGATGAGCATTGGCTAATAAATCGCGCTCCCAGCTTTCTTCTACAAAACTATAAGTCACTACTTCTTGATAGCCTTGCATTTGCATTGCCTCTTTTAGCCAGTGTTCATTTAGCTTAGTAGCAGGTAATGGCAACATACTTAACTGCGCATCTGGCGTAATGGCTGGAATTTTGTCATAGCCATGCAAACGTGCAAGCTCTTCAATTAAATCTGCTTCACGTTCAATATCAAAGCGATAAGTTGGCGCTTTCACAATAAAGTTATAACCTTGTTCAGTATATATAAAACCTAACTGAGACAAAATTTTACCAATTTCTGTTTTACTGATATCCATACCCAGTACAGAACGCACACGTTTATATCTCAAAGTAACCGACTCGCGCCGTGGCAAGCGATTAACCACATCAATCACGGGTCCAGCTTTACCACCACAAATAGTTAACACTAAGTTGGTTGCACGCTCCAATGCTTGTTGCGTGTTTCCGAAGTCAACGCCGCGTTCAAAACGATATGAAGAGTCTGTACTTAAACCTAAACGACGCGCTTTACCAGCCATCACATTAGGTGTAAAAAATGCAGATTCTAAAAAGATATTACTCGTTTGGTCTGTTACAGAGGTTGGTTCACCTCCCATTACACCAGCCAAAGCAATGGCACCAGAGGCATCTGCAACAACTAAATCATCTGCAAATAATTTAACTTCAGAACCATTTAATAGGCTAATCTTCTCATCTTGCTGGGCAAAACGGACTGTGATATCGCCTTTTAGTTTATCCAAATCAAACGCATGCATAGGCTGCCCAAGTTCTAGCAGTACATAATTAGTGATATCAACAATGACACTCACACTGCGTAAGCCACTGCGCTCTAAGGCACGTAGCATCCAATCAGGCGTTTGTGCATTTGCATTAACGCCTTCAATAACACGACCAAAATAACTGGGACAAGCGTCGTAATCAATGACATTAACGACTAGTGTTTTATTTGAAGTAATGTCAGCCTTAGCGATTGTTGGCAAATTCAAAGGGACGCCAGTAATTGCTGCAACATCACGCGCCACACCTAAAATACTCAAACAATCAGCACGATTAGGGGTTAATTTTATGGTGAATAACGTATCATCTAAACCCAAGTAATCGCGTACATTTTGACCAACCTTCGCTGATGCAGGAAACTCTAATAAGCCATCCGCCTCTTCAGCTAAGCCTAACTCTTTAGCAGAGCACATCATGCCATAAGATTCAATACCCCGCACTTTTGCTTTTTTGATATCAAAATCAGCGAGCTTAGCACCAATCATCGCGCATGGCGCTTTTAGCCCAACACGCGCATTGGACGCCCCACATACAATCTGCAAAGGCTCAGTTTGTCCTACGTCTACTTTGCATAATTTCAACCGATCTGCATCAGGATGCTTTTGTGCAGCAACGATTTCACCTATCACTACATGATTGAAAGGCTGTGCGACCAGCGTCTGCTCTTCAACCTCCAAACCGGCCATCGTTAAGGCATGACCAAGCTCATCAGCATTTATTGCGGGATTAACAAATTGACGTAACCAATGTTCAGAAAATTGCATATTGATATCGATCTATTAAGAAAATTGGCTTAAAAAGCGCAAGTCATTATTGAAGAAATGTCGTAAGTCATTAACGCCATAACGTAACATGGCAAGACGTTCAACGCCTAAGCCAAAAGCAAAGCCTTGATACTGCTCACTGTCTAGATTAACGTGTCTAAACACTTCTGGATGCACCATGCCACAACCACCTATCTCCAACCAACCACCATTCCAACTCATGTCCATCTCAGCAGATGGTTCTGTAAAGGGGAAAAAAGAGGGCCGAAAGCGAACTATTAAGTCATCGCGCTCAAAGAATTTTTGTAAAAAATCTTGTACCACGCCTTTCAGATTAGCAAAGCTGACACGCTCATCCACCCACAAACCTTCCACTTGATGGAACATGGGCGAATGCGTCGCATCCGAATCTACGCGGTAAACACGACCTGGTGCAATAATTTTTAGTGGCGGCGTTTTATTATTTTTTAGCGCATTCTCCATATAATGCACTTGTACTGGCGAAGTATGCGTACGCAAAACATGGGCTTCATCTACATAAAACGTATCGTGCATCGCTCGTGCAGGATGATTTTCGGGAATGTTGAGTGCAGTAAAATTATAGAAATCCGTTTCAATCTCAGGGCCTGTTGCCACATCAAACCCAACCGAGTGGAATAATTGCTCAATTCGCTGCAAGGTCAACGAGACTGGATGCAATCCACCTTTTGATTGCGCACGCGCTGGCAATGTCACATCAAGTGACTCACTTGCCAGCTGCTTTGCTTGTGCAGCGTTTAAAATCGCATCACGTCGTGCGTTGAGTGCGGCTTCAACGCTTTTTTTAACGACATTAATAGCCGCACCAGCTGCTGGCCTTTCTTCAGCAGATAGCTGACCAAGACCTTTCAATGCGTCTGTCAGTAGACCAGTTTTACCTAGGTATTTTGCCTTGGCATTTTCTAGTGCTGTTGTAGTTTCACAAGCGTTAAAATCTGCTTGAGCCTCTGTGATTAAATGGTCTAAATTTGCCATGTCAGTCTTAATTTATCTAATTGTTTTAAAACCAAAGAATCGTCATTATAAATCAATTGGTTTAAGAAAAAAAAAGAGGCCGCAGCCTCTTTTTTTGATGGAAATAACTACGCTGCTAAACCTGTTTTTGCTAATTCTACGAATTTTGCAAAAGCATCTTTATCAAACACAGCTAAATCTGCTAATACTTTACGATCCACTTCAACTGCTGATTTTTTCAAGCCATTCATGAAGCGACTATAGGTTAAACCGAACTCACGTGCACCAGCGTTAATACGTGCAATCCATAATGTTCTGAATTGACGTTTTTTCTGACGACGGTCACGGTAGGCATATTGACCAGCTTTCATTACCGCTTGATTAGCAACGCGATATACATTTTTACGACGACCGCGATAACCTTTAGCGGCTTTTAATACTTTTTTGTGTCTTGCACGAGCGATGACACCACGTTTTACTCTAGGCATATTATTCTCCTTATCGTGTTGGCATCATAGCGCGAACGCGTTTGACATCAGTTGATGAAATAATTTCTGTTCCACGAAGCTTACGTTTTTGCTTCGTTGTTTTCTTGGTCAAGATATGACGAAGATGAGAGTGAGTACGTTTTACTTTACCGTTTCCCAAGAACTTAAAACGCTTCTTTGCGCTGCTCTTTGTTTTCATTTTTGGCATTTTTTTCTCCTTAAGAGTAATTAAGAGTGCTTAGGCATGCCTTTTGGCCACTTCACTCATGAAAATCTAATAACTAGTTATTCTTCTACTTTATCAGCCGTTGTATCTGGTTTAATTTTGTCTACTTTTGGCTTGTCTGCTTTTTTAACAGGTAATTTTTTAACCGGTGCTAACACCATTACCATTTGACGCCCCTCCATTTTTGGAAATTGCTCAACAACAGCACAGTCTTCCAAGTCGGCCTGAACGCGCCTTAATAAATCTAAACCAAACTCTTGATGGGTAATCTCACGCCCTCTAAAGCGCAATGTACACTTTACCTTATCTCCATCTTCTAGAAAACGTGTGATGTTACGCACTTTAATTGTGTAATCACCCACATCAGTCGCTGGACGAAACTTTACTTCTTTAATCTGCACTTGCTTTTGCTTGAGCTTTAGCTCATGCATCCGCTTACTTTCGGCATATTTAAATTTGCCGTAATCCATTAAACGGCAAACCGGTGGGTTAGCATTTGGCGCAATTTCTACAAGGTCAATGTCGATTGCTTCTGCTTGAGAAAATGCTTCTGCCAAGCTTACAATCCCTAACGGTTCGTTATCCACTCCCACCAAGCGCACTTCTTTCGCTGTGATGTCTCCGTTAATTCTTGTACCTTTACCTTTGTCCTGAGCTATAGCTATCCCCTAATGATTAAACCAAATTAAAAGCCGCGCATTGCCAGATTATTTTCCTAAATAAAATTTAGGTCGTTAAACTTTGGTTTTGATGTCTGATTGGATACGTTCAATAAACGCTTCAATCGGCATAGAACCCAAGTCTTCACCTTTTCTGGTTCGCACGGCCACACAACCCGCTTGCATCTCTCTATCCCCTGCCACAAGTAAATATGGCAACTTCTGCAAGCTATGTTCGCGTATTTTATAGGTAATCTTCTCATTTCTCAAGTCAAATTCGCATCTAATACCATTTTTCTTCAGCTTTTCAACTACTTGCACTACATAATCAGCCTGGGCATCTGAAATATTCAACACAGCAACTTGCACTGGCGATAACCAAACTGGCATCGCACCTGCGTGATTTTCAATCAAGATACCCATAAATCGTTCCATTGAACCTACTATTGCGCGATGTAGCATAACTGGACGTTTACGGGAATTGTCTTCAGAGACATATTCCGCACCTAAACGCTCCGGTAAGTTAGGGTCTAGTTGTACGGTGCCACATTGCCACAGTCTTCCTAAACTATCTTTTAGGGTAAATTCAATTTTAGGTCCGTAAAATGCACCTTCGCCGGGTAAATATTCAAAATCCAGATGATTTGCTTTCAATGCATTAGCAAGCGACTTCTCCGCTCTATCCCACTCTTCATCAGAGCCAATACGTTTTTCTGGTCGTGTTGATAATTTCACCAATACTTCATGGAAGCCAAAATCTTGATAAGCTTTGTAAAGCATTTTAATAAAATCAGCAACTTCCGATTCAACTTGCGCTTCGGTACAAAAAATATGTGCATCGTCTTGAGTAAAGCCACGCACCCGCATTAAGCCATGCAAAGCACCAGATGGCTCATTACGATGGCATGAGCCAAACTCAGCTAACCGTAACGGTAAATCACGATAGCTGTGCAAATGATTATTAAAAATTTGAATGTGACCTGGGCAGTTCATTGGCTTGACTGCATAATCACGATTTTCCGAAGCTGTCACAAACATATTGTCGTGATAATTTTGCCAATGACCAGATTTTTCCCATAAAGATTTATCCAGTACAGAAGGCGTGCGCACCTCTTGATAGCCATAATCAATAAACATTTGGCGCATATACTGCTCTATTTGCTGCCACAACGCCCAACCTTTTGGATGCCAAAACACCATGCCTGGCGCATCATCCTGCATATGAAAAAAGTCTAATTGCTTACCTAGTTTACGATGGTCACGTTTTTCTGCTTCTTCTAATTGAAACAAATAGGCTTTTAATTCATCTTTGTTGCGCCAAGCCGTGCCATAAATACGCTGTAACATTTCATTATTACTGTCGCCGCGCCAGTAAGCACCAGCGACCTTCATCAATTTAAAGGCTTTTAATTTGCCTGTGTTTGGCACATGTGGGCCACGGCACAGATCTGTAAAATTACCTTCCGTATAAAGTGAAACGTCTTCATTAGCAGGAATGCTAGCAATAATTTCTGCTTTATAGTCTTCGTTAATGCTTTTAAAGTAAGCGACAGCTTGATCGCGGGGCATCACCTTGCGTGTCACTGGCTCATCTTTTTTAGCAAGCTCAGTCATCTTGGCTTCAATTTTCTCCAAGTCTTCCGGGGTAAATGCACGCTTATAGCTAAAATCATAATAAAAGCCATTTTCAATCACTGGGCCAATCGTTACTTGCACTTCGGGAAATAACTCTTTTACTGCGTAGGCGAGCAAATGCGCCGTTGAATGACGAATAATATCTAAACCTTCTTCGCTTTTATCCGTGATAATAGCGAGTTCACTATCAGTATTCATCACATAGCTGATATCTACAATCGTGCCATTAACGTTACCAGCAAGCGCCGCCTTAGCGAGGCCAGCGCCAATATCCATCGCAACTTCAGCAACGCTGACTGGGGCATCAAATTGACGTTGTGATCCATCTGGTAATCGTATGACGGGCATATATAATCTCTAACTATAAATAATAAAAGCCGTTTATTTTACGGCTTTTTATGTTTTTTGGTAGGCAGTAGCAGATTCGAACTGCTGACCTCTTGGATGTCGACCAAGCGCTCTAACCAACTGAGCTAACCGCCTCTTTCTTTAGAACGCGTGATTTTAGCTGATTGCTCAGCCTCACGCAAACTAACTACCATTTTAATTTACAATTGCTATCGTAAAATTAATTTGACGCTTAATTTGGCTCTTTCATTAGTTGGTTGAAGAGTGCATGTGATGGATAGCCATCAGCAGGCATGCCGTGTTGTAGCTGATAACTTCTGATTGCTTGCTGCGTTTTAGTGCCGGGAAATCCATCAGGATTACCACTATCAAAGCCAAGTGTATTTAACTTAGCTTGCATTGCCCAAGCCTGATTAAAGCTAATGCCGGCATATCCAGCAACCGCCCATCCATTGATAATAGGTTGATCTCGAATAAACTGATCCGCCAAATGACTCACTGACAAAGCATAATTGATGGAGCGATTCCATTTCATTATTACGTCAAAATTACTAGCCACCAGAAATGCAGGGCCTTGCCAGCCTTGCGGCAACAGAATGGCAGCATTATCGATAATAGGTAGCGGTGTACCATCTACTTTTGTTATGCCTAAATTCATCCATTCAGCTGACCCTTTTCTTAAGCTCAACTGTGCTTGAGCATAATCAAATTGTGGTGGCAACTGCACTTCTAGCGCCACAGGCTCACCTGTCTTCCAACCCATGCGGGATAAATAATTGGCTGCTGAGAAGAATGCATCAGGTAGAGAATTCCAAATATCATTGCGCCCATCACCGTCGCCATCAACGGCATAACTAATGAAAGTTGATGGCATGAATTGCATATGACCCATTGCGCCAGCCCAAGATCCGCGCATGTCGTCAACACTGCTGTGCCCAGCATCTGCAATTCGCATCAAATCCATTAATTGTCCACGAAAAAAATCGGCTCTACGCCCTTCATATGCAAGCGTCATTAATGCTGACGGTAATGCATAGCTGCCTTTATAACTGCCATAATTTGTCTCGAGACCCCAGAAGGCAATAATAATATTTTTAGGCACGCCGAACTCTTGCTCAAGCTTATTCAGTAAGCTTCTATTTTCATTAAGCTTATGACGTCCCTCATTAATCCGACTTTCTGTAATACGTTTGTTTATATAAGTAAAAAAAGTAGAAACAAACTCAGGTTGAGATCTATCCAGCACAATCACATTGGGCAAGTATGTTGCTTTTTTAAATGTATGCTCAACGGTTCTTTCAGATATATTTTCCGAGCGCGCTTGCGCTTTAACTGCTTCTAACCAAATCGTAAAATCATCCTGTTCATCTGGAAAAGCAATCACGCTACCCAGCAAAATAAAAATGGCAAATAACACATTAAACATTTTTAAGCATCTCGCTATAGCCAATTTGATAATTAGGATACTTTAGTACAAAGCCACTCTCTCTCATACGCCGATTGCTGAGTCGTTTGCCTGCTATTTTTTCATTTTCATTAAAATGAATTTGTGGTTGTTCTACATTTAACGTTGATGCTATCCATGTCAGTACATCGTATTGCAATGTTGGTAAATCATCCACCCCAATATAACAGTCCTCAATTGCCTTGCCAGATAATACCTGCTCACATAAAAAATGGATGAATCCTGCCGCATCATCTCGATGTATACGGTTTGTCCATTTATGTTGTGATGACCACCGTTTCGGCTCTTTTGCCATATTCACCAAATATTGCCTGTTTGGCCCATAAATACCGGAAAGACGAATGGATGTACTACTGCAATTCAAGCCTTTTAATAAGTGCTCGCCCTCTAATAAGCGCACACCGCCAAAATCACTAGGC
This region of Methylophilaceae bacterium genomic DNA includes:
- a CDS encoding phosphomannomutase/phosphoglucomutase gives rise to the protein MSSSIQEHSLPNEIFKAYDIRGIVGKTLTPAIVERIGHALGSEAFARQQTTICIGYDGRLSGPELADALSRGIRKAGINVINLGLVATPVVYFAAYHLQTNCGVMVTGSHNPPDYNGLKMVLNGDTLSGEAIQFLRQRIENKDLITGKGTESSYYIDDAYIAKISHHIKLARSMQITVDCGNGVAGAFAKKLYEALGCEVQELFCEVDGHFPNHHPDPSVPENLTDLIDALKTESEIGLAFDGDGDRLGVVTKDGNIIYPDRQLLLFAEDVLKRQPNATIIYDVKSTRHLAPWITARGGIPLMWKTGHSLIKAKMKETGAALAGEMSGHTFFKERWYGFDDGLYAGARLLEILSQFDDPSAVLNALPESVSTPEQHIHMHEGEPHALIAKLQQTAIFENATVLTIDGLRVEYPDGFGLMRASNTTPVIVLRFEADDAIALKRIQDCFRSVILAAAPHVTLPF
- a CDS encoding retroviral-like aspartic protease family protein, with the protein product MSRNSFYISVIWLCVGALIYFLADNIQNPNKIGALGSDTEVILKRGLDGHYRAEAFINEQKVNVLVDTGATGVAISQAVANRLNLKSISAIRTATANGDSISYLVRLESVKLGGIEAKNVSASIAPGLQGDVLLGMSFLGRMDVRLYKGEMTIKPVAD
- a CDS encoding alpha-D-glucose phosphate-specific phosphoglucomutase, whose product is MHIKTVVTQAFLDQKPGTSGLRKKVKVFQQTNYLENFVQSIFDTLVLPKNAILTLGGDGRFYNRIAIQTIIKMAAANGFSKVIVGQGGILSTPAASHIIRQYQTFGGIILSASHNPAGPNEDFGIKYNTANGGPAPEQITEAIFENSKLMQAFKIAEIPEIDLDSLGKTTVGGFTVEVINPVTDYADLMESMFDFAVIKSLLASGFSVKFDAMHAVTGPYAKEILEYRLGAPAASLMNDEVSENFGGGHPDPNLTYAHDLVEIVYSEQAPDFGAASDGDGDRNMILGKGFFVTPSDSLAIIAANAHLIPAYQGGIAGVARSMPTSGAVDRVAEKMGIDCYETPTGWKFFGNLMDAGKVTLCGEESFGTGSSHVREKDGLWAVLCWLNIISVKKQSVEAIVKAHWAEYGRNVYSRHDYEAIPITDANRVIEHIRGQFAALLGKQFGRYQVKNGDDFTYTDPVDGSVSQRQGLRILFGDGSRIVFRLSGTGTEGATIRIYLEAFEADVANHHLDAQDALAEMIQIALQISDLKALTGRDKPTVIT
- a CDS encoding MerR family transcriptional regulator; amino-acid sequence: MPESVKNIQLPPIPAKRYFTIGEVSDLCGVKPHVLRYWEQEFTQLKPVKRRGNRRYYQHHEVLLIRKIRELLYEQGFTISGARNRLGGLDDHSDQTAAQTNQESNDKSNVQSITPDNLIIIKDQIQAVIQLLRV
- a CDS encoding integration host factor subunit alpha produces the protein MTLTKADLADLLFEQVGLNKREAKDMVEAFFEELRVALESGDSVKLSGFGNFELRKKAERPGRNPKTGEEIPISARRVVTFHASQKLKSKVEEHYSS
- a CDS encoding phenylalanine--tRNA ligase subunit beta, with the translated sequence MQFSEHWLRQFVNPAINADELGHALTMAGLEVEEQTLVAQPFNHVVIGEIVAAQKHPDADRLKLCKVDVGQTEPLQIVCGASNARVGLKAPCAMIGAKLADFDIKKAKVRGIESYGMMCSAKELGLAEEADGLLEFPASAKVGQNVRDYLGLDDTLFTIKLTPNRADCLSILGVARDVAAITGVPLNLPTIAKADITSNKTLVVNVIDYDACPSYFGRVIEGVNANAQTPDWMLRALERSGLRSVSVIVDITNYVLLELGQPMHAFDLDKLKGDITVRFAQQDEKISLLNGSEVKLFADDLVVADASGAIALAGVMGGEPTSVTDQTSNIFLESAFFTPNVMAGKARRLGLSTDSSYRFERGVDFGNTQQALERATNLVLTICGGKAGPVIDVVNRLPRRESVTLRYKRVRSVLGMDISKTEIGKILSQLGFIYTEQGYNFIVKAPTYRFDIEREADLIEELARLHGYDKIPAITPDAQLSMLPLPATKLNEHWLKEAMQMQGYQEVVTYSFVEESWERDLLANAHPIKLKNPIASNLSVMRTGLWGGLLDVLTYNLNRKQERAMLFEVGGTFHRHHEGYDEEIHLAGLCYGSVMPEQWGEAIRDVDFYDVKATVDMLTHHQADYRKETHPALHPGQTARIYINGQAVGWLGKLHPKWQQHYDLPKSTILFELETQKLVEIETVVYQEVSKFIAIRRDLAIIVDAHLEAQTVIDTVYAANIPLLQKIQLFDIYQGKGIPESKKSLAFLILMQDTHKTMVDSEAEAAMAKLLSLLENKFDAQLRS
- the pheS gene encoding phenylalanine--tRNA ligase subunit alpha, giving the protein MANLDHLITEAQADFNACETTTALENAKAKYLGKTGLLTDALKGLGQLSAEERPAAGAAINVVKKSVEAALNARRDAILNAAQAKQLASESLDVTLPARAQSKGGLHPVSLTLQRIEQLFHSVGFDVATGPEIETDFYNFTALNIPENHPARAMHDTFYVDEAHVLRTHTSPVQVHYMENALKNNKTPPLKIIAPGRVYRVDSDATHSPMFHQVEGLWVDERVSFANLKGVVQDFLQKFFERDDLIVRFRPSFFPFTEPSAEMDMSWNGGWLEIGGCGMVHPEVFRHVNLDSEQYQGFAFGLGVERLAMLRYGVNDLRHFFNNDLRFLSQFS